The following are encoded together in the Capsulimonas corticalis genome:
- a CDS encoding vWA domain-containing protein, producing the protein MSDADNTPKPDDAEIDAEGESLEASPFTPPPPVERALRMTMTPGNTQALALDTALEPLLFTLQTTGSPAGAANHIAGSRLPINLALVIDCSGSMGGEPLAYAKKACALVVDLLEPTDKLTIISFAETAEVLMPARRLANKPHIKDVIYGLSARSTTNLYDGMLAAFNQLGAAKTEHSVNRLLLLTDGEPSAGTRDFGSILGQVAEQRSRGIGVSAIGLGGDYNDEFISGLARRSGGSFTHVERPEEIPAAFEAEIERLSRIVARQVRLRLTLPSGVSVRQVHGRQPVFGNRTAEVVLDDIESGSSLLSLWEMETSPRPMGAYRLARAELLYEDGATGRSERLSEDLTTRFVGGRDAVAETSDTSVGAVTDWWRSIRDLDKTMMELRKQGMPQETLEAALGAVEAKANWHGRGEAAARIAKARTAIFAGGASEKLLMDTVFNLDQVRLS; encoded by the coding sequence ATGAGTGACGCCGACAACACGCCCAAACCGGACGATGCGGAAATCGACGCCGAGGGGGAGAGCCTTGAGGCGTCTCCGTTTACGCCGCCGCCGCCCGTGGAGCGCGCGCTGCGCATGACGATGACGCCGGGGAATACGCAGGCGCTCGCGCTGGATACGGCGCTGGAGCCCTTGCTGTTCACCCTCCAGACCACCGGCAGCCCGGCGGGCGCGGCGAACCATATCGCCGGATCGCGCCTGCCGATCAATCTGGCGCTGGTGATCGACTGCTCCGGTTCGATGGGCGGAGAGCCGCTGGCGTACGCCAAAAAGGCGTGCGCGCTGGTCGTGGACCTGCTGGAGCCGACCGACAAGCTCACGATCATCTCCTTCGCGGAGACCGCCGAAGTGCTGATGCCCGCCCGGCGTCTCGCCAACAAGCCGCACATCAAGGATGTGATCTACGGGCTGAGCGCGCGCAGCACGACGAATCTTTATGACGGCATGCTCGCCGCGTTCAATCAACTGGGCGCCGCGAAGACCGAGCACAGCGTCAATCGGCTATTATTGCTGACGGACGGCGAGCCCAGCGCGGGCACGCGCGACTTCGGCAGCATTCTGGGCCAGGTGGCCGAGCAGCGGTCGCGCGGGATCGGCGTCTCGGCGATCGGCCTCGGCGGCGATTACAACGACGAGTTTATCTCGGGCCTCGCGCGCCGGTCCGGCGGGTCTTTTACGCATGTGGAGCGGCCGGAGGAGATACCGGCCGCCTTTGAGGCCGAAATCGAGCGGCTGTCGCGGATCGTCGCCCGCCAGGTGCGGCTGCGGCTGACGCTTCCGAGCGGAGTGAGCGTCCGTCAGGTCCATGGCCGGCAGCCGGTCTTCGGCAACCGGACGGCGGAGGTCGTGCTGGACGATATCGAAAGCGGATCGTCGCTGCTGTCGCTCTGGGAGATGGAGACGTCCCCGCGTCCCATGGGAGCGTACCGATTGGCGCGCGCCGAGCTGCTTTACGAAGACGGCGCCACGGGGCGCAGCGAACGGCTGAGCGAGGATCTGACAACGCGCTTTGTCGGCGGGCGCGACGCCGTTGCGGAGACCTCCGACACGAGCGTGGGCGCCGTCACCGATTGGTGGCGGTCCATCCGCGATCTGGATAAGACGATGATGGAGCTGCGCAAACAGGGCATGCCCCAGGAAACGCTCGAAGCGGCGCTCGGCGCCGTGGAGGCGAAGGCGAATTGGCATGGACGCGGCGAGGCCGCCGCGCGCATTGCAAAGGCCCGTACGGCGATCTTCGCCGGCGGCGCATCCGAAAAACTATTGATGGATACGGTCTTCAATCTCGATCAGGTCAGGCTCTCGTGA
- a CDS encoding FHA domain-containing protein, with protein MKNYYDILEVPHGCAAPEIREAYRRLAQQYLWDKDAFSEVKEAYEVLTSPSRRAEYDRATFVAAQVDAPVEAEADLSEFAARCPVGAAGNCPVVNARVPRTEEFCPECGVMLTTLPTAGFELSETAETPSWNVWFEEDTGRQHRLAVGPNVVGREGADVLLPDKTISRQHARVDVNEDGQVSVEDLGSTNGTQINGEPLTPLTPRVLQSEDTVRFGSIRVVLRVPGSEGARVRESEPEPLLESGLDMPLTPSPLMDMSGLLRNAGEFEPIAMERVFPAPDASLAPSLAKLVVTRGDVIWDHPLIIGLTTFGRHAESTIVLRNDPYVSTTHAQIIAEGDAFQFTDLGSTNGTLLNGERLLPDQPVLLKPGDEIVIGGTIFRFEPAVGSSGGYGSASVE; from the coding sequence GTGAAAAATTACTACGATATACTGGAAGTCCCCCATGGCTGCGCCGCCCCGGAGATCCGCGAAGCTTACCGCCGCCTGGCGCAGCAATATCTCTGGGATAAAGACGCCTTCAGCGAGGTCAAGGAAGCGTATGAGGTTCTGACCTCCCCCTCCCGCCGCGCGGAGTACGACCGGGCGACGTTTGTCGCCGCTCAGGTGGATGCGCCGGTCGAGGCCGAAGCCGATCTGTCCGAGTTCGCCGCGCGCTGCCCGGTCGGCGCCGCCGGCAACTGCCCGGTGGTGAACGCCCGCGTGCCGCGCACCGAGGAGTTCTGCCCGGAGTGCGGCGTGATGCTCACGACGCTTCCCACGGCGGGCTTCGAACTGAGCGAAACGGCCGAAACGCCGTCCTGGAACGTCTGGTTTGAAGAAGACACCGGCCGGCAGCATCGACTCGCGGTCGGGCCGAACGTTGTGGGCAGGGAAGGCGCGGACGTGCTGCTTCCCGACAAGACGATCTCCCGCCAGCATGCGCGCGTCGATGTCAACGAAGACGGCCAGGTGAGCGTCGAAGACCTCGGCAGCACCAACGGCACCCAGATCAACGGCGAGCCGCTGACCCCGCTGACTCCGCGCGTGCTGCAAAGCGAAGACACCGTGCGCTTCGGCAGCATCCGGGTCGTGCTCCGCGTCCCGGGATCCGAAGGCGCGCGCGTCCGGGAATCCGAGCCCGAGCCGCTGCTGGAATCGGGACTGGATATGCCGCTGACGCCCAGCCCGCTGATGGATATGAGCGGACTTCTCCGGAACGCCGGGGAGTTCGAGCCGATCGCCATGGAGCGCGTCTTCCCGGCTCCGGACGCTTCGCTCGCGCCCTCGCTCGCCAAGCTTGTGGTCACCCGGGGCGACGTCATCTGGGACCATCCGCTCATTATCGGCTTGACGACGTTTGGGCGTCACGCGGAAAGCACGATCGTCCTGCGCAACGATCCTTATGTTTCAACCACGCACGCGCAGATCATCGCGGAGGGCGACGCCTTCCAGTTTACGGACCTGGGCAGCACGAACGGGACCCTACTGAACGGCGAGCGCCTGCTCCCGGACCAGCCGGTGTTACTGAAGCCGGGCGACGAGATCGTGATCGGCGGAACGATCTTCCGATTTGAGCCGGCCGTCGGATCTTCAGGCGGATATGGATCCGCCTCCGTGGAATAA
- a CDS encoding Stp1/IreP family PP2C-type Ser/Thr phosphatase translates to MSAQEKTVQFNRDEINEGWAELGRTPRVLATVKFGAKTDLGRVRENNEDKFDFYEPEDPAVLASKGSFYGVADGMGGHSAGQIACELALKIVIRSYYSTPSPDTHSNLRRAIEEANGLIYDTAQMITERNGMGTTLTCAIIREDMITVAQVGDSRCYLIRDGEIGQITEDHSWVAEQVRIGAMTLEEAQASPFRNIITRSIGTASTIESDITTHAMQEGDIFVLCSDGLSGHLEASDIQRIALEHSPSIAAMRLVEEANERGGRDNITAVVLSIRAIKPFVEETEDEAAAAGEPAKQDKLPWGRRK, encoded by the coding sequence ATGTCCGCACAGGAAAAGACGGTTCAGTTCAACCGTGATGAGATCAATGAAGGCTGGGCTGAGCTCGGACGCACTCCGCGCGTGCTCGCCACGGTCAAGTTCGGCGCCAAAACCGATCTGGGACGCGTGCGCGAAAACAACGAGGACAAGTTCGACTTCTACGAGCCGGAAGATCCCGCCGTTCTCGCCAGTAAGGGCAGTTTCTACGGCGTTGCGGACGGCATGGGCGGCCACTCGGCCGGACAGATCGCCTGCGAGCTCGCTCTCAAAATCGTCATCCGCTCTTATTATTCGACGCCGTCTCCCGACACGCACTCGAACCTGCGCCGCGCGATTGAAGAAGCCAACGGCCTGATCTACGACACGGCCCAGATGATCACCGAGCGCAACGGCATGGGCACCACCCTGACCTGCGCCATCATCCGCGAGGATATGATCACGGTCGCGCAGGTCGGCGACAGCCGCTGCTATCTGATCCGCGACGGCGAGATCGGCCAGATCACCGAAGACCATTCGTGGGTCGCGGAGCAGGTGCGGATCGGCGCGATGACCCTGGAGGAAGCGCAGGCTTCGCCCTTCCGCAACATCATCACCCGCTCCATCGGCACCGCGAGCACCATCGAATCCGATATCACCACGCACGCCATGCAGGAAGGCGATATCTTCGTTCTGTGCTCCGACGGCCTGAGCGGTCATCTGGAAGCGTCCGACATCCAGCGCATCGCGCTGGAGCACAGCCCCTCGATCGCCGCCATGCGCCTGGTGGAAGAAGCGAACGAGCGCGGCGGCCGCGATAACATCACGGCGGTCGTCCTTTCCATCCGCGCCATCAAGCCGTTCGTCGAAGAAACCGAAGATGAGGCGGCGGCGGCCGGTGAACCCGCCAAGCAAGACAAGCTTCCCTGGGGCCGTCGTAAATAA
- a CDS encoding serine/threonine-protein kinase, which translates to MAVQPSTILGKYRIIREIARSNDIVYEGVDPSMGRRVAIKELAIPQHLSGSQKRERIERFYREAKAAGTLSHPNIVTIYDVGQEGERHFIVMEYLEGHSLREIQQMQGALPVKESLEIALQLCDALGYAHSRGIVHRDVKPDNIHILPGGVIKLTDFGIARITAEPSITAHGQVFGTPSYMSPEQVASHTVDHRTDIFSMGITLYEMLTGRKPFAGDSVITITYNIMNIQPPMPTGVPPGMHSILQKGLAKDVNFRYQNAAAMAADIRAEKFALESGNKTAQMQGMPMPAGGFSGSMNTGTVPPEISGIPAFAPGQARYGAPTTNQGYPPPPQQPGRPYPTQYPGYSPDSRQGGMSSETKNVVVLALSVAGILILLGLIIWGLNVAFQHKGAAQSSSGSSQALYQQATTAFNNGDFATAGAKYDLAMRSAPGTQDADKAALGLSMVEAHRGMDLAKSGDDSNASGAYQHAIDLNPKNAAAFNGLGDLKMARHDPAGAVQSWEAAIQADGHSTYADQARHSAASAYADMGDGLRATNVAQARVYWQKAVGLDPSSEAATRAGKSLSGAPQTASANAH; encoded by the coding sequence GTGGCCGTCCAGCCTAGCACAATTTTAGGGAAGTACCGGATCATCCGGGAAATCGCCCGCTCCAACGACATTGTTTACGAAGGCGTCGACCCTTCGATGGGCCGCCGCGTGGCGATCAAAGAGCTTGCGATTCCGCAGCACCTTTCGGGCAGCCAGAAGCGCGAGCGCATCGAGCGTTTCTACCGCGAAGCCAAGGCGGCCGGCACGCTCTCCCATCCCAACATCGTGACCATCTACGATGTCGGGCAGGAAGGCGAGCGCCACTTCATCGTGATGGAGTATCTGGAAGGCCATAGCCTGCGTGAGATCCAGCAGATGCAGGGCGCTCTCCCGGTAAAGGAAAGCCTGGAGATCGCCTTGCAGCTGTGCGACGCGCTGGGCTACGCCCACTCGCGCGGCATCGTGCATCGCGACGTCAAGCCGGACAATATCCACATTCTTCCCGGCGGCGTGATCAAGCTGACGGACTTCGGCATCGCCCGCATCACCGCCGAGCCGAGCATCACCGCGCATGGCCAGGTCTTCGGCACGCCGAGCTACATGTCTCCCGAGCAGGTCGCCTCGCACACCGTGGACCACCGCACGGATATCTTCTCGATGGGCATCACCCTGTACGAGATGCTGACGGGACGCAAGCCCTTCGCGGGCGACAGCGTCATCACCATCACGTATAACATCATGAACATCCAGCCGCCGATGCCGACCGGCGTGCCGCCGGGCATGCACTCGATCCTGCAAAAGGGTCTGGCGAAGGATGTCAACTTCCGGTATCAGAACGCGGCGGCGATGGCGGCGGATATCCGCGCCGAGAAGTTCGCGCTGGAATCGGGCAACAAGACCGCGCAGATGCAGGGCATGCCCATGCCGGCCGGCGGCTTCAGCGGCTCCATGAACACCGGGACCGTTCCGCCGGAGATCTCGGGCATTCCGGCCTTCGCTCCGGGCCAGGCGCGCTACGGCGCTCCCACGACCAACCAGGGATACCCGCCGCCCCCGCAGCAGCCGGGCCGGCCTTACCCGACCCAGTACCCCGGCTACTCCCCGGACAGCCGCCAGGGCGGCATGAGCTCGGAGACGAAGAATGTCGTGGTGCTGGCGCTCTCGGTCGCGGGCATCTTGATCCTGCTCGGCCTGATCATCTGGGGTTTGAACGTGGCGTTCCAGCATAAGGGCGCCGCGCAGTCTTCCAGCGGAAGCAGTCAGGCGCTCTACCAGCAGGCGACGACCGCGTTTAATAACGGCGACTTCGCCACGGCCGGCGCCAAGTACGATCTGGCGATGCGCTCGGCGCCGGGCACGCAGGACGCCGACAAGGCGGCTCTGGGCCTGTCGATGGTGGAGGCGCATCGCGGCATGGACCTCGCCAAGTCCGGCGACGACAGCAACGCCTCCGGCGCTTACCAGCATGCGATCGATCTGAATCCCAAGAACGCCGCCGCGTTCAATGGTTTGGGCGACTTGAAAATGGCCCGCCACGATCCGGCGGGCGCCGTGCAGTCATGGGAAGCGGCCATCCAGGCGGATGGCCATAGCACCTACGCCGACCAGGCGCGCCACAGCGCCGCGTCGGCGTACGCCGATATGGGAGATGGTCTGCGAGCAACCAACGTCGCACAAGCGCGCGTCTACTGGCAAAAGGCCGTCGGGCTCGATCCGAGCAGCGAAGCGGCGACGCGCGCCGGCAAAAGTCTGAGCGGCGCTCCCCAAACCGCGTCCGCCAACGCCCATTAA
- a CDS encoding nitroreductase family protein, with product MTQSSDHVPSLLPLLRERWSPRAYQDRAIEPEKLLSILEAARWAPSAANEQPWSFIVGVKATHPEAFHRLFEILLPGNQLWAGNASALILSVAKTLNSKDQPNKYAFYDVGQAAAFLTVQAAALGLHVHQMAGFDAAKARESLSIPEGYEPVAAIAVGYRGDPNSLPENLRERELAARVRRPLTEIAFDGQWGEAVETAKPGS from the coding sequence ATGACTCAATCTTCTGATCACGTTCCGTCTCTGCTGCCCCTGCTCCGGGAACGCTGGAGTCCGCGCGCCTATCAGGACCGCGCGATTGAGCCCGAGAAGCTGCTGAGTATTCTGGAAGCGGCCCGGTGGGCGCCGTCCGCAGCCAACGAGCAGCCCTGGAGCTTTATCGTCGGCGTGAAAGCGACGCACCCCGAAGCCTTCCATCGTCTGTTTGAGATTTTGCTGCCCGGCAATCAACTGTGGGCAGGCAATGCTTCCGCGCTGATTTTGTCCGTCGCCAAGACGCTGAACTCCAAGGATCAGCCAAACAAATACGCTTTTTACGATGTTGGACAAGCAGCGGCCTTTCTGACCGTCCAGGCGGCGGCGCTGGGCCTGCATGTCCACCAGATGGCCGGCTTCGACGCCGCCAAGGCGCGCGAGTCGCTGTCGATACCGGAGGGATATGAACCGGTCGCGGCCATCGCCGTCGGATACCGAGGCGACCCGAACAGTCTGCCTGAGAACCTGCGCGAGAGAGAGCTGGCCGCGCGTGTTCGCCGGCCGCTGACGGAGATCGCATTTGATGGACAATGGGGCGAGGCGGTCGAAACCGCCAAGCCGGGGAGCTAA
- a CDS encoding ABC transporter ATP-binding protein, protein MAQVTLKNVFKRYDNKVTAVNDLNLDIRDKEFMVLVGPSGCGKTTTMRMIAGLEEISDGTVQIGDRVVNDVSPKDRDIAMVFQNYALYPHMTVYENMAFGLKLRKVPKADITRRVNEAASQLGLESLLQRTPKQLSGGQRQRVALGRAIVREPQVFLMDEPLSNLDAKLRVQTRAELIKLHRRLGITTIYVTHDQVEAMTMGDRMAVMKDGLLNQCDTPMNIYTNPVNMFVAGFIGTPSMNFVKATLVKGANGYTVDAGSFKVAAPPIDDSLLAQYAGKPVIFGIRPADIFDKSLKNPVEATEANTIRTLVDVSEPMGDIVTFYLTAGPHQLVATIDSETKAKDGEALDVVLDLAKSHLFDPETEQAIR, encoded by the coding sequence TTGGCGCAAGTTACACTCAAAAACGTTTTTAAGCGATATGACAATAAAGTCACCGCCGTCAATGACCTGAACCTGGATATCCGGGATAAAGAATTCATGGTTCTCGTCGGCCCCTCGGGCTGCGGCAAGACCACCACGATGCGCATGATCGCCGGCCTGGAGGAGATCTCCGACGGCACCGTACAGATCGGCGACCGCGTGGTCAACGATGTATCCCCCAAGGACCGCGACATCGCGATGGTCTTCCAGAACTACGCCCTCTACCCGCACATGACGGTATACGAGAACATGGCGTTCGGCCTGAAGCTGCGCAAGGTTCCGAAGGCGGATATCACGCGCCGCGTCAACGAAGCCGCCAGCCAGCTCGGCCTGGAGTCCCTGCTCCAGCGCACCCCCAAGCAGCTCTCCGGCGGCCAGCGCCAGCGCGTCGCCCTCGGCCGCGCCATCGTCCGCGAGCCTCAGGTCTTCCTGATGGACGAACCGCTCTCCAATCTCGACGCCAAGCTGCGCGTCCAGACCCGAGCCGAGCTGATCAAGCTGCACCGCCGCCTCGGGATCACCACCATCTACGTCACGCACGACCAGGTCGAAGCGATGACGATGGGCGACCGCATGGCCGTCATGAAGGACGGTCTGCTCAACCAGTGCGACACCCCGATGAACATCTACACCAACCCGGTGAATATGTTCGTCGCCGGCTTCATCGGCACCCCGAGCATGAACTTCGTCAAGGCGACTCTGGTGAAGGGCGCGAACGGTTATACGGTCGACGCCGGCTCGTTCAAAGTCGCCGCGCCGCCGATTGACGATTCCCTGCTGGCCCAGTACGCCGGCAAGCCCGTCATCTTCGGCATCCGCCCCGCCGATATCTTCGACAAGAGCCTGAAGAACCCGGTCGAAGCCACGGAAGCCAACACGATCCGCACCCTGGTGGACGTCTCCGAACCGATGGGCGACATCGTCACCTTCTACCTGACCGCCGGCCCGCACCAGCTCGTCGCGACGATCGATTCCGAGACCAAGGCGAAGGACGGCGAGGCGCTCGACGTCGTGCTCGACCTCGCGAAGTCTCACCTGTTCGATCCGGAGACGGAGCAGGCGATTCGGTAA
- a CDS encoding SRPBCC family protein yields the protein MSSEQNDLQNNNTSKSGGANVHPIERIVSVLGGGALIAYGAIQRKPVPLALAGLGLGLIGRGATGHCPMYSALGTGTAKDTSSPAASVPHDQGIKVEHTVTINRTPAELFHFWRSFDNLPQFMDHLESVTIQDDTHSHWVVKAPAGRTVAWDAEIINEVHHELIAWKSLEGADVDNAGSVHFTPATSGPGTEVRVVLEYRPPAGKIGAAVAKLWGENPQQQVESDLRKFKSVMEAGEVPTNGAEKNLVGIS from the coding sequence ATGAGCAGCGAGCAGAACGACCTTCAGAATAACAATACGTCCAAAAGTGGCGGCGCCAACGTCCATCCCATCGAGCGCATCGTCTCCGTCCTGGGCGGCGGCGCGCTGATCGCCTACGGCGCCATCCAGCGCAAACCGGTCCCGCTGGCCCTCGCCGGCCTTGGCCTGGGACTGATCGGACGCGGCGCGACCGGGCATTGTCCGATGTACAGCGCTCTGGGCACGGGAACCGCGAAGGACACCTCCAGCCCCGCCGCCAGTGTCCCGCACGATCAGGGGATCAAGGTGGAGCACACCGTCACGATCAATCGGACACCCGCCGAGCTGTTCCATTTCTGGCGCTCCTTCGACAATCTCCCCCAGTTCATGGACCATCTCGAATCCGTCACCATCCAGGACGACACACACTCCCATTGGGTCGTGAAAGCGCCGGCGGGACGGACGGTGGCGTGGGACGCCGAGATCATCAATGAAGTGCATCACGAACTGATCGCCTGGAAATCGCTCGAAGGCGCGGACGTCGACAACGCCGGCTCCGTCCACTTCACGCCCGCCACCAGCGGCCCCGGCACGGAAGTCCGCGTGGTCCTGGAGTACCGCCCGCCCGCCGGCAAGATCGGCGCGGCCGTCGCGAAGCTCTGGGGCGAGAACCCGCAGCAGCAGGTCGAAAGCGACCTGCGCAAATTCAAGAGCGTAATGGAAGCCGGCGAAGTCCCGACGAACGGCGCGGAAAAGAATCTGGTGGGAATTTCTTAG
- a CDS encoding zinc-dependent alcohol dehydrogenase produces the protein MRALCWHGKNDVRVDTVPDPKILNPRDAIVKITATAICGSDLHIYNGFIPTMERGDILGHEFMGEIVEVGGEVKNLKKGDRVVVPFTISCGHCSYCEDTLFSLCDNSNPNAAMQEEVYGASTAALYGYSHLFGGYAGGQAQYARVPYADVGPIKIESDLSNEQVLFLSDILPTAWMGVENAHIKPGGTLAIWGCGPVAQLAIKCAFLQGAGRVIALDHIPERLELARQSGAEVIDYTKVDNVTATLKEMTGGRGPDGCMDSVGLEAHGTSVDAVMDKTKQVMRLASDRIHVLREMVMACRKGGSLSVVGVYGGIIDAFPMGAAFSKGLNITGGQTHVQRYLNPLLERIQKGELDPSFIITHRLPLEQAPEGYSMFKEKRDKCIKVVLTP, from the coding sequence ATGAGAGCACTCTGCTGGCACGGCAAAAATGATGTCCGCGTGGACACCGTCCCGGACCCCAAAATTCTCAACCCGCGCGACGCCATCGTTAAGATCACGGCGACGGCGATTTGCGGGTCGGACCTGCATATCTATAACGGCTTTATCCCAACCATGGAGCGCGGCGATATCCTCGGCCATGAGTTTATGGGCGAGATCGTCGAAGTCGGCGGCGAAGTCAAGAATTTGAAGAAGGGCGACCGGGTGGTCGTCCCCTTCACCATCTCCTGCGGCCACTGCTCGTATTGCGAGGACACGCTTTTTTCGCTTTGCGACAACTCGAATCCGAACGCCGCAATGCAGGAGGAAGTTTATGGGGCCTCCACAGCCGCGCTTTACGGCTATTCGCACCTGTTTGGCGGTTACGCCGGAGGTCAGGCGCAGTACGCCCGCGTGCCGTACGCCGATGTCGGCCCGATCAAGATCGAGAGCGATCTTTCGAACGAGCAGGTGCTGTTCCTGAGCGATATTCTGCCGACGGCGTGGATGGGCGTCGAGAACGCGCATATCAAGCCGGGCGGAACGCTCGCGATCTGGGGCTGCGGCCCGGTGGCGCAGCTCGCCATCAAGTGCGCGTTTTTGCAGGGCGCGGGACGCGTGATCGCGCTGGACCATATTCCCGAGCGGCTGGAGCTGGCACGCCAGTCCGGCGCGGAAGTGATCGATTATACGAAGGTCGACAACGTCACGGCGACTTTGAAAGAGATGACCGGCGGACGCGGGCCCGACGGATGTATGGACTCGGTAGGGCTGGAAGCGCATGGGACGAGCGTGGACGCCGTAATGGACAAGACCAAGCAGGTGATGCGTCTCGCGTCGGACCGGATTCATGTTCTGCGCGAAATGGTGATGGCGTGCCGCAAGGGGGGATCGCTCTCGGTCGTCGGCGTTTACGGCGGCATCATCGACGCCTTTCCGATGGGCGCGGCCTTCTCCAAGGGTCTGAACATTACGGGGGGACAGACACACGTGCAGCGTTATTTGAATCCTCTGCTGGAGCGCATCCAGAAGGGCGAGCTGGACCCGTCGTTTATCATCACGCATCGGCTGCCGCTGGAGCAGGCGCCCGAGGGGTATTCGATGTTCAAGGAGAAGCGCGACAAGTGCATTAAGGTGGTTTTGACGCCTTGA
- a CDS encoding DUF642 domain-containing protein, translating into MFKNIAIAAFAVTAAFSGMTTAHAENLITNGSFEAPSINPGSYSLYNSIPGWTLASGSKIEIQNNIVGKAADGFQFVELDSDASSSIMQTINTTAGKHYQLTFAFSARPGTGLSDNILGVNWNGASVSKLTANGSGQGDTHWKTYTYDLVAHGSTSTVQFSDLGASNSLGTYIDHVSVAAVPEPSTVASFLIGGVALAALGLRRRKSVMA; encoded by the coding sequence ATGTTTAAGAATATCGCGATCGCCGCCTTCGCCGTCACCGCCGCTTTCTCCGGGATGACCACCGCCCACGCCGAGAACCTGATCACGAACGGCAGCTTCGAAGCCCCGAGCATCAACCCCGGCTCTTATTCTCTTTACAACTCCATCCCCGGCTGGACGCTGGCGTCGGGAAGCAAGATCGAGATCCAGAACAACATCGTCGGCAAGGCGGCGGACGGCTTCCAGTTCGTCGAACTGGACAGCGACGCGTCTTCGTCGATCATGCAGACGATCAACACGACGGCCGGCAAGCACTACCAGCTGACCTTCGCCTTCTCGGCCCGTCCCGGCACCGGCCTCTCCGATAATATCCTGGGCGTCAACTGGAACGGCGCGTCCGTCTCCAAATTGACCGCCAACGGCTCCGGCCAGGGCGACACCCACTGGAAGACCTACACCTACGATCTGGTGGCGCATGGTTCGACCTCGACGGTCCAGTTCTCCGACCTGGGCGCATCCAACAGCCTGGGAACATACATCGACCACGTCAGCGTCGCCGCCGTTCCCGAACCCAGCACGGTCGCCAGCTTCCTGATCGGCGGCGTCGCCCTCGCCGCGCTCGGCCTGCGCCGCCGCAAGTCCGTGATGGCGTAA
- a CDS encoding class I SAM-dependent methyltransferase, with protein MNTAIHEAGPFHQFKARQRDIWGGFGANESFTTVAAGVLVAFARVRAGETVLDVGCGTGVVAVAAARAAAHAKGLDLTPILLERARENALIAGVDIEFTEGDAEALPYADASFDVVLSQFGHMFAPRPEVATAEMLRVLKPGGRIAFTTWPPEHVMGQFFTLIGRNMPAPPSGAPVPAPPVLWGDPGIVRERLGDRVFDLRFGRSTMDIPALSANHAQLAFESSFGPLKMLLASLEQNQPERAASVRAEIVHLVNENMEGSVLRQIYLMSCATKNAW; from the coding sequence ATGAACACAGCAATCCACGAAGCCGGGCCTTTCCATCAGTTTAAGGCGAGGCAGCGTGACATATGGGGCGGTTTCGGGGCGAATGAGAGCTTCACGACGGTGGCCGCCGGCGTGCTGGTCGCGTTCGCCAGGGTTCGGGCTGGGGAGACCGTGCTCGATGTCGGTTGCGGAACGGGCGTCGTCGCCGTTGCGGCGGCGCGCGCCGCCGCTCATGCGAAAGGGCTGGATCTGACGCCGATTTTGCTGGAGCGTGCGCGTGAGAATGCATTGATTGCCGGAGTCGACATCGAATTTACTGAGGGGGACGCGGAGGCGCTTCCCTATGCCGACGCGTCGTTCGATGTCGTGCTGAGCCAATTCGGTCATATGTTCGCGCCACGACCCGAGGTCGCGACCGCCGAGATGCTGCGAGTCCTGAAGCCTGGGGGCCGTATCGCCTTCACGACCTGGCCGCCCGAACACGTGATGGGACAGTTCTTCACGCTTATCGGACGGAACATGCCCGCGCCGCCTTCGGGCGCGCCTGTCCCTGCCCCGCCGGTGCTCTGGGGCGATCCCGGCATCGTGCGAGAGCGTTTGGGCGACCGGGTGTTCGATCTCCGGTTTGGGCGTTCGACGATGGACATTCCCGCCTTGAGCGCGAACCATGCGCAGCTTGCCTTTGAGAGCAGTTTCGGGCCTCTCAAGATGCTGCTTGCGAGTTTGGAGCAGAATCAGCCGGAACGCGCCGCTTCCGTCCGCGCGGAGATTGTCCATCTGGTGAATGAGAATATGGAGGGCAGCGTGCTGCGTCAGATCTACCTGATGTCGTGCGCGACCAAGAACGCTTGGTAA